The Aspergillus luchuensis IFO 4308 DNA, chromosome 6, nearly complete sequence genome segment ATgcccatcccaacccctcccGCAACTGCAGTTCCACCACCCGTCTCCAGTCCACATGATGTGCAAAATGAAGCGGAAAGTGATGCTGGCTGATCGACTTGATGGTGCAGTCCATGTTTGGGTGCTCTTGAAGGTCTACCTGCGGCTGTAGCAGAGCTGGATGGTCACCCTCCAGGTCTAATTCCATCTTCAGGGATCCCGTGCTTTTGAACTGCCGTACCTGCACCGCCAGGTCATGGTTCCGGTGGTGAGAATCTCCTGAGTTCTTATCATGAACAATCGTAAGGTCGATGAGAGGGTGTCCTGAGCTTTCGAtaaggtgatggtgggtgggatgcGGTGCCAGGTTCACCTGAAACTGGCCTTCCACAATCAGATTTGGTGACGAAGGTTTCTGGTGCACAAGCACTCGAGTAAACCGGAGGGGAAGGTCGATCAAAGCCAAAGATTGAATCACTACTTTCTGCGGGGTTGTTCCATTCTCAGTAATGGCCCGTCGTGCCAGCCCGTTGTTCACGTAGCGGACAATATGATCGCAAATCTGAGTCTGGTACATGTGCCAGAATCGTTGTAGTACACCATTTACCCATTCCACAGTCTCCCCGCGGGAGAGGATTTTATGGGCGTGGTATCGCTTGCATTCATCGCGAAGGATGCGCTGAACTCGGGTCAGATTAACGACCGCATAAGTCCGACATACCGCCAGGACGAAGAACAACCATGTTAATCCCAAGTCGAGACGGCCAACGATCCAAGATATGAGGCaaacgaagacgatgatgcgGGAGTCATCGTAGGTTTGTTGAATAAGTTCGACCAGGTCGAAGGGTTCCGGTGTCAGCTTAGGCTTACCCATTGCGGCAGGAACCAAAAAGcgacggtgttggtggtggtagtgtgAGGGGAAAGATAGTTCGAAGTAGAGTTGTGTTGTTCAGGGTAGAGTAAATAATGTAAATAATGAGGCTGGTCGGGGGTTCTCCATGGTCAGCCCAACCAACATGATGAAatggtgtggatgaagagcggtgatgatgacggagAGGACTGGGGCCTTTATACCGACCGCACAGGGCTGCTGCCTCTGTTCATGCAGGCAAAGCCACCGCTGACTACGGAGAGGATTGTCGATTTGGGGGCCTATCGCAAAAAGTTGATGCGGGTAATGCAAAAACCGATCGTGGGTGGGACTGCGTAACAATGTCATACTAATATTACGTAGTAATTTACGTTTAACTAATCACTCCTggtttcctctctttccctttcaacaaccacaaccatcaaGTACTGTATTTGCTTACTCTTCTactctcccttccctctcatGCCCACTTCCCAATAAGTGCCATGATGCCGGCTCCTAGCAAGACGCAGAAGATCATTCCCAGCAGATGCGACCGCCGCTTAGTCCTGTCGGGGTCGAACAGGAAATCGCGAGCCAACAATTCCACTAATCCGCTGTAGATCAGAATGCCGGCTGATACAGCATCCAATACTCCTTGAACAATATTTGCTGTCTTGGATCCCGAGTTATACGTCGTCCGCAGCCCGATTCCGATGGCAATCGAAACGGGCGTGGTGAGGCCGTACGCCATGCAGAGAACCCACGGTAGCCACCAATGCCGGCCAAAACGCAGGGCAGACATCCGGGCGCCGATCCCAAGACCCTCAAACGCTTGATGGAAGACCAACACGGGGTATAGAGTGCTGAATGCTTCACCAGTCACGCCTAAGTTCAATCCGATTATTACCGAATGGAAGATAATGCCGAATTCCAGAATAAGAAAGGCAGCAATATCTTTGCGGAATGAGCGCTCGGATTCGATGGAGCAAAAGTCATCTTGAGCCCCAAGCTGCTTGGATCCCCTGGTATCGTCGTTTACCGTACTCTCATCGTCGCTCTGGATCAAGTTTGCTTGGGCCAGGAATCGGTCGGTCGCGTCGTGCTCTTTTTCCACGCCGTAGACGCATTCGACGTATACCTCGGAGGCAAGG includes the following:
- a CDS encoding uncharacterized protein (COG:S;~EggNog:ENOG410PI2D;~TransMembrane:1 (o26-54i)) gives rise to the protein MGKPKLTPEPFDLVELIQQTYDDSRIIVFVCLISWIVGRLDLGLTWLFFVLAVCRTYAVVNLTRVQRILRDECKRYHAHKILSRGETVEWVNGVLQRFWHMYQTQICDHIVRYVNNGLARRAITENGTTPQKVVIQSLALIDLPLRFTRVLVHQKPSSPNLIVEGQFQVNLAPHPTHHHLIESSGHPLIDLTIVHDKNSGDSHHRNHDLAVQVRQFKSTGSLKMELDLEGDHPALLQPQVDLQEHPNMDCTIKSISQHHFPLHFAHHVDWRRVVELQLREGLGWAFHRPLALPFTLGERWLFRVMTWWWHAVN
- the ZRT1_2 gene encoding high-affinity Zn(2+) transporter zrt1 (COG:P;~EggNog:ENOG410PFZ2;~InterPro:IPR004698,IPR003689;~PFAM:PF02535;~TransMembrane:8 (o38-58i70-90o110-129i198-219o225-246i258-281o301-321i333-351o);~go_component: GO:0016020 - membrane [Evidence IEA];~go_component: GO:0016021 - integral component of membrane [Evidence IEA];~go_function: GO:0005385 - zinc ion transmembrane transporter activity [Evidence IEA];~go_function: GO:0046873 - metal ion transmembrane transporter activity [Evidence IEA];~go_process: GO:0030001 - metal ion transport [Evidence IEA];~go_process: GO:0055085 - transmembrane transport [Evidence IEA];~go_process: GO:0071577 - zinc ion transmembrane transport [Evidence IEA]) → MSSFDPTNVNLDTASVEEIYCYLQLSENDYNGHLGARISAIFVILITSSASTLFPVVCKRIPRWNIPYPIYLFARYFGTGVIVATAFIHLLDPAYESIGSTTCVGVSKNWAEYSWCPAIVLASVMVVFLMDLASEVYVECVYGVEKEHDATDRFLAQANLIQSDDESTVNDDTRGSKQLGAQDDFCSIESERSFRKDIAAFLILEFGIIFHSVIIGLNLGVTGEAFSTLYPVLVFHQAFEGLGIGARMSALRFGRHWWLPWVLCMAYGLTTPVSIAIGIGLRTTYNSGSKTANIVQGVLDAVSAGILIYSGLVELLARDFLFDPDRTKRRSHLLGMIFCVLLGAGIMALIGKWA